The window GACCTCCGCCACGTCCAAGTGATCCCCCTCGGCCGTGGAAGAACTTAAGCCCAATTCCATAGCCTTTAGCCATAACATTAATTTCCTGCTGTGCTTTGTAAAGCTTCCAGTTAGCAGTTAATGTGCCCCCGTCTTTACTTCCGTCAGAGTAGCCTAACATGATTTCCTGTTGCTTGTTTCGCTGTTCCAATTGTTTACGATAGACGTCTCTTGTGAACAACGTTTGAAGAATGGAAGGCCCTGCAATCAAATCATCTACGGTCTCGAGTAGTGGAGCTACGTCTAAATCGCTTTCCACCGTACCGTCTTCATGAAGACGGAAGATGCCTGCTTCTTTAGCAAGAACGAGAACTTCTAACACATCACTCGCAGCTTCGGTCATGCTTATGAGGTACACTTCAATAGAACGCTTCCCGAACACTTTGTGTGCATTTCGGATTGTCTTGAACACATTCATCATCTTTCTAGTTTCGTCAGAGTAGTGTTCATCAAATAAAGAAACGGGTCTTGGGTCTTCAAGAATTGACGTGAGCAATGACACTTTTTCTTCTTCATTCAACTGATCATACTGACTGCATACTTTCGACTTCTGAAGGATTTCAGTAAGAGCCAATTCGTGTTCACCGCTATGATTACGAATATCAAGTGTTGCTAAATGGAAACCGAATAACTGCACTTGTCGCACAAACTTGTGCAAGAGTTTCAGCTCTCGACCATTTGGTTGGTGGAGGCGTACGCTTTCTTGAATGATCTTTAAATCATGAAGCAGTTCATCCGCGTGTTCATACCCAACGTTCGACTCCCCAACCTTATGAAGACGCTCTCGAATAATCGCGAACTTCCTGCGATACACTTCTTCTTCGACTTTCCAAGCGGTACCTTCTGGAAGGGTTGCTTCACCTTGTTCGATAGACTGTAATAGTTCGTCTGTAACTGTAATTCGGTTCGTCGAATGGCTGAAGCGTTTCATTAGTTCATTGACGATGCTTGTGTACTTCTCAATGACAAGCTTTCGTTGGCTGCGTAGAGTTTCCCACGTAATCTCAGGAGTTACGTTTGGATTCCCATCTCGGTCGCCACCAATCCAAGATCCGAAACGTAAGAAATTCGGAACGGTCCACTCCGTATTTGGGTAGGCTTCAGTAAGTGAATCCTCTAGCTCCTTATGTATATCTGGGAGCACATCAAAGAGGGTTTCATCAAAGTAATATAACCCATTCCGTACCTCATCCATTACGGTCGGCTTTCGTTTTCTTAATTCGTCGGTTTGCCAAAGAACGGTCACTTCATTGAAGAGACTCTCTTCTAGCTGTTCTCGTTCTGAGCGCGTTACGTAAGGGCTGTCCAATTGTTGAAGAAGCTCAGCAATACGCTTTTGAATTTCTAGCACCGAACGCTTCGTAGCCTCAGTAGGGTGAGCTGTTATGATCAGTTCTAAGGATAAACGATTTAACACGGTTTGGATATGTTCATCAGAGAAGTCATTTTCTTTCAAGGATTGAACTGCGCTTTGAAGAGAGAATGGCTGCAATCCGAAATCCTCACGTAGTTGATATTCCTTTCTTCTTCGTATTCGATGGTTTTGTTCAGCGATGTTCACTAGGTGGAAATATATAGAGAATGCGCGTATAACCTGTTGGCGCATCGGTGGTTTCAAGGCAGCGATTTCTTCTTTAAGTTGTGTGTACACTTCTTCAGAATGTTGCTCGCGTAGTTGCTTCGTTAATGTTCGAATCGATTCCACCTGGTCCAATAATTCTTGCCCGCCATGATGAACGAGAATCTCACCAAGCAGATGCCCGAGTGCATTTACGTCTCGTCGTAATAGTGATGTTGAGTCATTGACTGATTCGATTTGTGTAGACATGCGTTCACCTTCCTTGTTGTTTATTAGAGAATTGTCTTAATCTTTGAACTAATGGTATCACAGCTTCTGAAAAACAGGTAGAAAAGATGACAAAATAAGATGAATTATTAATTATTTATCTAATGTTGATATAATAGAGCTCCTTCCATTCTGCAACGAAGAAGGAGCGCTTTCTTTACTATTCCTCGTCTATGAAGAAGGATTCCCATTCTTCGTCTGGTTCATTTGATTTCGTAGTTAAGTGAGTAGTGGCAGACAAATCTAACAAGCCATTTCCTTCAATAACGGGTGAATACCCAATTGAGCGTGTATGCTTTATTAATTGCGCATACAACTCAGGTTCTGTTAGTTCACGATTGAACTCATGGCGGCCTTTTTCAAGAAGTAAGGCTGCTGCTCCGGCTGCATGTGGTGTAGCCATTGATGTACCAGATAAGGTAGCGTAGCCTCCATTTAAATAAGTGGATTCAATGTCTACTCCTGGAGCTACGAGGTCCACTTCATCGTTTGTATTCGAGAAGGAGGCGAGTCTCTGACGTTTATCGATGGCTCCAACTTGAACGACTTCGTCATAATAGCCTGGATATAAGTATTCATTCGTTGAACCATCCCCATCCCCGTTATTTCCAGCAGCACAGACTACAAGGATGTTCGACGCAACCGCCTTTTTGATGCTCTTATGAAGCTTTTTATAATTCTGTCGTCCACCGAACGATAAAGAAGCGATGCGTACCCGTTCATTTCGTGGCCCTCGCCATTTAATGGCGTATTCAAGCGCTTGAATGATCTGATTGTAACTTCCCGCACCATCTTTATCAAACGCTTTCAGAATAAGAAGATTACAGTTCGGCGCGACTCCAGTTAACCCACGTTGATCTCTAGATGCTGCAATCGTGCCGGCAACGTGCGTACCATGTCCGTTGTCATCACGGTAGTCTGAGGGGCGACCACCTGAGAAGTTGTATCCACCTACAATACGATTCTTTAATTCAGGATGATGACTATCACAACCTGAATCAATGACAGCGATAGTTACGCCTTTTCCTGAATATCCTTCGTCCCAAAGTGGAGCGGCTTGAATCATTTCGATTCCATAGGGTGTTTTCTCACGGGAAGAAGACAATTCGATTACATCATGGGGGATTAAGCGAAAAGAGGCCATGTCAGCTCCTCTCCTTTCTTGGTGAAAGTCTCTATAGTACATTCAAGAGAGGAGAAAAGGTGAAGGAATTTTTAGAGAATTGACCTAGAAGATATTTCTTACTACTATAGTAAGGAACGAAGTAGCAACGAGAGAGTGATCGTATGAAGAAGAAAGTCATTGCTGTAGTCGGTCCGACTGCTGTAGGCAAGACAAAATGCAGCGTGGAGATTGCGAAGCGGTATGGTGAAGTCATCAGCGGAGATTCTATGCAAATCTACAAAGGGATGGACGTTGGGACGGCGAAAGTGACAGAAGAAGAAATGCAAGGAATCCGACACCATATGATTGATATTAAAGAGCCGGATGAGACGTTTTCAGTTGCAGAATTTAAACGAGAAGTTGTGAAGCATATCGAGAACATCCATAAAGAAGGGCGAATTCCAATTATCGCAGGCGGGACGGGTCTTTATATTCAATCCGTCTTATATGACTATGATTTCGCAGAAGAGAAGCGCGACCATCTTTATCAAGAAGCTTTGGAGGCGGCCATCGAACGAGACGGCATCGATATCCATTATGCTCGCCTTGAACGAATCGACCCTGATTACGCTGCTAAGGTACATAAGAACAATACGCGACGTGTCATACGTGCCTTAGAGGTGTATGATAAAACCGGACTAACGATGACAGAGTACGCCGAGCAGGAAACAGAGCGAGAATCACCATATGAACCCATATTGATTGGACTGTACATGGAACGAGAGCAACTGTATGATCGAATCAATCGTCGTGTAGATGCGATGATGGAAGAGGGGCTCTTAGATGAGGTGAGAGAGCTTATCAATCTAGGATATGAGAATGCACAGAGTATGCAGGCTATCGGGTATAAGGAATTCGTCCCATACTTTCAGGGCGAATCTACACTAGATGAGGCGGTTTCATTACTTAAGCGTAATACACGTCGCTTTGCAAAGCGACAACTGACATGGTTTCGTAATAAGCTTGATGTGCGTTGGTATGAGATGGATGAAGCCTCTCCAGAACAAACTTTTTCAACAATATTGCAAGACTTAGAAGGAATCATTGAGGGTGGAGACGAATAAGAGTAGCAGATAGATATAGAGGAGGAAGCAGTATGGCGCAAACTGTGAATATTCAAGATACGTTTTTGAACCAACTTCGGAAAGACCACGTGCAAACAACGGTATTCCTATTAAATGGGTTTCAGTTACGAGGCACAATTCGTGCATTCGATAATTTTACCGTCTTATTAGACGTGGATGGAAAGCAGCAACTTATTTTCAAACATGCCATTTCCACATTTGCTCCATCTAAAAATGTGAACTTAGATAAAGAGTAGGAAGAAGCGGGTGTCTTGTAGACACTCGCTTTTCTTATGGGCATTTGTCACAAAAGGGTGGGGCGTTGTGTATACTGCTTCTGTATAGGAGTGATGCTATGAGTGCCCAAGTGACGTACCGAAAAAACGGTCAAGTGAATGTCATGTTTAAAGAGGGGACCCCTCATTTTCATCTTGAAGAACCTCCAAGACCGGTCCAGACTCTACCTGGAAATCCATTTGAGCGGATTGAACGTGAATTTTCTGATGTGATTGGATTAGACGAACTGAAAGACACCTTAAAGGAGATTTACGCTAGTGTCTATGTTAGTCAGAAACGCCAAGCAGCAGGATTGAAAGCTTCTAAGCAGGTGTTGCATATGGTGTTTAAAGGCAACCCAGGAACGGGGAAAACGACCGTTGCGAGGAAACTTGCGAAACTATTTCACGAACTAAATGTCCTATCAAAGGGTCATTTTATTGAAGCGGAGCGGGCTGACTTAGTAGGAGAGTATATCGGACACACCGCACAAAAGACTCGCGATATGATTAAGAAAGCACTCGGAGGCGTGTTGTTTATTGATGAAGCGTACTCGCTCGCTCGTGGGGGTGAGAAAGACTTTGGTAAGGAAGCAATCGACACGATGGTGAAACATATGGAAGACCACCATAACGACTTTATCTTAGTTCTAGCAGGCTACCCGAAAGAAATGGATCAGTTTATGAAGTTAAACCCAGGCCTTCAATC of the Pontibacillus halophilus JSM 076056 = DSM 19796 genome contains:
- the ppc gene encoding phosphoenolpyruvate carboxylase, whose protein sequence is MSTQIESVNDSTSLLRRDVNALGHLLGEILVHHGGQELLDQVESIRTLTKQLREQHSEEVYTQLKEEIAALKPPMRQQVIRAFSIYFHLVNIAEQNHRIRRRKEYQLREDFGLQPFSLQSAVQSLKENDFSDEHIQTVLNRLSLELIITAHPTEATKRSVLEIQKRIAELLQQLDSPYVTRSEREQLEESLFNEVTVLWQTDELRKRKPTVMDEVRNGLYYFDETLFDVLPDIHKELEDSLTEAYPNTEWTVPNFLRFGSWIGGDRDGNPNVTPEITWETLRSQRKLVIEKYTSIVNELMKRFSHSTNRITVTDELLQSIEQGEATLPEGTAWKVEEEVYRRKFAIIRERLHKVGESNVGYEHADELLHDLKIIQESVRLHQPNGRELKLLHKFVRQVQLFGFHLATLDIRNHSGEHELALTEILQKSKVCSQYDQLNEEEKVSLLTSILEDPRPVSLFDEHYSDETRKMMNVFKTIRNAHKVFGKRSIEVYLISMTEAASDVLEVLVLAKEAGIFRLHEDGTVESDLDVAPLLETVDDLIAGPSILQTLFTRDVYRKQLEQRNKQQEIMLGYSDGSKDGGTLTANWKLYKAQQEINVMAKGYGIGLKFFHGRGGSLGRGGGPLNRSLLSQPVETLGDGVKITEQGEVLSSRYLLKDIAYRSLEQAASTLLEGAANISKESEQAHHREQSWEEAMEEIAKVSLEKYQSLVFGNKDFLTYFNEATPLNELSGLNIGSRPMKRKNNAKFENLRAIPWVFAWTQNRHLLPAWYAAGSGLEAYANQSEEHLKRLQNMYNNWPFFRSTIDNLQMALMKADMQTAREYVNLLEDQSLGERIFNNIEEEYKRTERVLLAISLDESLLDQQKTIQESVRRRNPYVDPLNFLQVVLIDELRNVDEPTTELTTEVLLTISGIAAGLRNTG
- a CDS encoding S8 family peptidase; the encoded protein is MASFRLIPHDVIELSSSREKTPYGIEMIQAAPLWDEGYSGKGVTIAVIDSGCDSHHPELKNRIVGGYNFSGGRPSDYRDDNGHGTHVAGTIAASRDQRGLTGVAPNCNLLILKAFDKDGAGSYNQIIQALEYAIKWRGPRNERVRIASLSFGGRQNYKKLHKSIKKAVASNILVVCAAGNNGDGDGSTNEYLYPGYYDEVVQVGAIDKRQRLASFSNTNDEVDLVAPGVDIESTYLNGGYATLSGTSMATPHAAGAAALLLEKGRHEFNRELTEPELYAQLIKHTRSIGYSPVIEGNGLLDLSATTHLTTKSNEPDEEWESFFIDEE
- the miaA gene encoding tRNA (adenosine(37)-N6)-dimethylallyltransferase MiaA; this translates as MKKKVIAVVGPTAVGKTKCSVEIAKRYGEVISGDSMQIYKGMDVGTAKVTEEEMQGIRHHMIDIKEPDETFSVAEFKREVVKHIENIHKEGRIPIIAGGTGLYIQSVLYDYDFAEEKRDHLYQEALEAAIERDGIDIHYARLERIDPDYAAKVHKNNTRRVIRALEVYDKTGLTMTEYAEQETERESPYEPILIGLYMEREQLYDRINRRVDAMMEEGLLDEVRELINLGYENAQSMQAIGYKEFVPYFQGESTLDEAVSLLKRNTRRFAKRQLTWFRNKLDVRWYEMDEASPEQTFSTILQDLEGIIEGGDE
- the hfq gene encoding RNA chaperone Hfq, producing MAQTVNIQDTFLNQLRKDHVQTTVFLLNGFQLRGTIRAFDNFTVLLDVDGKQQLIFKHAISTFAPSKNVNLDKE
- the spoVK gene encoding stage V sporulation protein K — encoded protein: MSAQVTYRKNGQVNVMFKEGTPHFHLEEPPRPVQTLPGNPFERIEREFSDVIGLDELKDTLKEIYASVYVSQKRQAAGLKASKQVLHMVFKGNPGTGKTTVARKLAKLFHELNVLSKGHFIEAERADLVGEYIGHTAQKTRDMIKKALGGVLFIDEAYSLARGGEKDFGKEAIDTMVKHMEDHHNDFILVLAGYPKEMDQFMKLNPGLQSRFPIVLPFDDYSVEELMIIAKQMAEEREYELSKEAEWKLKQHMLNLKAEEKEFSNGRFVRNVIEQSIRKHAIRVMKSNSYSHTDLMLLTSADIHYS